The Streptomyces sp. YIM 121038 genome includes a window with the following:
- a CDS encoding flavin reductase family protein has translation MATFPSGVAIVTSFSTDGLPSGMTCSALCSVTTTPPTLLVCLRRGGPTLKAVLQHALFSVNLLHADAVEAARLFASGDVLRFSRVRWSMPADSGGPHLPNAAHTVADCAISHTHDAGDHTAVFGEVLRVRGYRTCDPLLYGLRQYQPWTTPSKPRSVTP, from the coding sequence ATGGCAACCTTTCCGTCTGGAGTCGCCATCGTCACCTCCTTCAGTACGGACGGCCTCCCCTCGGGGATGACGTGCTCGGCCCTGTGCAGTGTCACGACCACTCCACCCACCTTGCTGGTCTGCTTGCGGCGGGGCGGCCCGACCCTCAAAGCCGTACTGCAGCATGCGTTGTTCAGCGTCAACCTGCTCCACGCCGACGCAGTGGAGGCCGCCCGTCTGTTCGCCTCCGGCGACGTCCTGCGCTTCTCCCGCGTGCGTTGGTCCATGCCCGCCGACAGCGGAGGTCCCCATCTCCCCAACGCCGCGCACACTGTCGCCGACTGCGCGATCTCCCACACGCACGATGCAGGTGACCACACGGCGGTCTTCGGGGAGGTCCTCCGCGTCCGCGGCTACCGCACCTGCGACCCGCTGCTGTACGGACTTCGCCAGTACCAGCCCTGGACCACTCCCTCAAAACCAAGGAGTGTCACCCCATGA
- a CDS encoding tryptophan 7-halogenase, with the protein MTQTMHDVAIVGGGIGGSLLGAVLARNGVDVALIEATPHPRFAIGESTIPEASSLMRVLAARYGVPELAYLGSYADLQRIVPAAGVKRNFSYVLHHDDEPAQGRETVQAATLPPPFGPDMHYLRQDVDAYLYALAIRYGAVPRSGLLVKEADFASDSVTLQAENGGWVTARYVVDAGGRNALIPRQLGLQDPEPRFLTRTRSLFTHMTGVLPWDTVGPPRTEHGMPFPFHQGTLHHVFDGGWMWVIPFDNHRMSASSLCSVGINLDIDKYPHDPELLPENEFRQIVGRFPSVKAQLAQARAVRPYMATPRNQFSAQHIVGDRYCLLPHAAEFVDPLNSTGLAVTASCVNALAHRLIEASRDGDFSTERFAYIEEWTKRSFDCADKFAWNMYTSFSGDIRLMNAGLRPLALLGLYSTLSPMETWMRYQQTKDPHVFDRMERAPLRGVLSADNPVLQQYLDDSVEDFRAYRDGKQTAEETVKAVCRHPVMHTWAPPVLKDRWTDPDCRTVVGTFSFGVMAQLLYWSKYQAPKEIRDVYLSPAVVPGALRETARQMRRQLRQAYNVIQPYTRDYAKFWNNDWQAKARTPRTSPGS; encoded by the coding sequence ATGACACAGACCATGCACGATGTCGCCATCGTCGGCGGAGGCATCGGCGGCTCACTACTCGGCGCGGTTCTCGCGCGCAACGGTGTCGACGTCGCCCTGATCGAGGCAACCCCTCATCCCCGCTTCGCCATCGGGGAATCGACGATCCCGGAGGCATCGTCCCTCATGCGCGTGCTCGCCGCCCGCTACGGCGTTCCCGAACTCGCCTACCTCGGATCGTACGCAGACCTCCAGCGCATCGTGCCTGCGGCAGGGGTCAAGCGGAACTTCAGCTACGTACTGCATCACGACGATGAGCCCGCCCAGGGCAGGGAGACCGTGCAGGCAGCCACGCTGCCGCCGCCCTTCGGCCCCGACATGCACTATCTGCGGCAGGACGTCGACGCCTACCTCTACGCTCTGGCAATCCGCTACGGCGCCGTGCCGCGCAGCGGACTGCTGGTGAAAGAGGCGGACTTCGCAAGCGACAGTGTCACCCTCCAGGCGGAGAACGGCGGGTGGGTCACTGCCCGCTACGTGGTTGACGCCGGCGGCCGCAACGCACTCATCCCCCGCCAGCTCGGGCTGCAGGATCCCGAGCCGCGGTTCCTGACCCGGACCCGGTCACTGTTCACGCACATGACCGGCGTTCTTCCCTGGGACACGGTGGGGCCGCCGCGCACCGAGCACGGCATGCCGTTCCCCTTCCACCAGGGGACACTCCACCACGTCTTCGACGGCGGCTGGATGTGGGTCATCCCGTTCGACAACCACCGCATGTCCGCCAGCTCTCTGTGCAGCGTCGGCATCAACCTCGACATCGACAAGTACCCGCACGATCCGGAGCTGCTGCCGGAGAACGAGTTCCGGCAGATCGTGGGGAGGTTCCCCTCGGTCAAAGCGCAGCTGGCACAGGCCCGCGCGGTCCGCCCCTACATGGCAACCCCCCGGAACCAGTTCTCCGCCCAGCACATTGTGGGTGACCGCTACTGCCTGCTGCCGCACGCGGCGGAGTTCGTCGACCCGCTCAACTCCACCGGCCTGGCGGTGACCGCGTCCTGTGTCAACGCCCTGGCGCACCGGCTGATCGAGGCCAGCCGGGACGGCGACTTCTCCACGGAGCGCTTCGCCTACATCGAGGAATGGACCAAGCGTTCCTTCGACTGCGCCGACAAGTTCGCGTGGAACATGTACACCAGCTTCTCTGGCGACATCAGGCTGATGAACGCCGGACTGCGGCCCCTAGCCCTTCTCGGCCTCTACAGCACCCTCAGCCCCATGGAGACCTGGATGCGCTACCAGCAAACCAAGGACCCCCACGTCTTCGACAGGATGGAAAGGGCCCCCCTCCGAGGCGTCCTCTCGGCTGACAACCCCGTCCTGCAACAGTACCTCGACGACTCAGTCGAGGATTTCCGGGCGTACAGGGACGGCAAGCAGACAGCAGAGGAAACAGTGAAGGCAGTCTGCCGGCACCCTGTGATGCACACCTGGGCACCACCGGTCCTGAAAGACCGGTGGACCGATCCCGATTGTCGCACCGTCGTCGGCACATTTTCCTTCGGGGTCATGGCGCAGCTTTTGTACTGGAGCAAGTACCAGGCCCCAAAAGAGATCAGGGACGTCTACCTTTCTCCCGCCGTCGTACCCGGCGCACTTCGCGAAACAGCCAGGCAGATGCGACGTCAGCTCAGGCAGGCGTACAACGTGATCCAGCCCTACACCCGGGACTACGCCAAGTTCTGGAACAACGACTGGCAGGCGAAAGCCCGCACCCCACGGACCAGTCCCGGCAGCTAG
- a CDS encoding IS701 family transposase — MTWERELDTLFLRIGHRFGRADLRRRMRDYVRGLLAPVSRKNGWQLAEFAGHHTPDGFQRLLNAANWDADDVRDDLQAYVAEHLGVDGGVLVIDDTGFVKKGTTSAGVQRQYSGTAGRTENCQIGVFAAYATTRGRALVDQELYLPKSWTEDRERCRAAKVPDERGFATKGELAKRLVLRALASDLPLAWVAADSAYGQEGRFRRLIEQSGLGYVLAVPKSQQVFGPRIDYLFAQAPGEAWETISCGDGAKGPRRYHWAALELPTVAEFDCQGEAPVRRRWALARRSISKSQEIAYFLAYAPRETTVADLVRIAGMRWQIEECFQAAKNECGLDQYEVRRYVGWFRHITLAMLAHAYLAVMAADAAGKGGAETLPAPWLRSPWQKSAGSWHFASARTAKPGGRFARTL, encoded by the coding sequence GTGACCTGGGAGCGGGAACTCGACACTCTCTTCTTGCGCATTGGCCACCGCTTCGGCCGCGCGGACCTGCGGCGTCGGATGCGGGACTATGTGCGGGGGCTTCTCGCTCCCGTCAGCCGTAAAAACGGCTGGCAGCTGGCCGAGTTCGCCGGGCACCACACCCCTGATGGCTTCCAGCGGCTGCTGAACGCGGCGAACTGGGATGCCGACGACGTCCGCGACGACCTTCAGGCATACGTCGCCGAGCACCTCGGCGTAGACGGCGGGGTGCTCGTCATCGATGACACCGGCTTCGTCAAGAAGGGCACCACCTCCGCCGGGGTGCAGCGTCAGTACTCCGGCACCGCCGGCCGCACCGAGAACTGCCAGATCGGCGTCTTCGCCGCCTACGCCACCACCCGCGGCCGCGCCCTGGTGGACCAGGAGCTCTACCTGCCCAAGTCCTGGACGGAGGACCGGGAACGCTGCCGGGCGGCGAAGGTCCCCGACGAACGAGGCTTCGCCACGAAGGGCGAGCTGGCCAAGCGCCTGGTGCTGCGTGCTCTGGCCTCGGATCTCCCTCTTGCGTGGGTGGCTGCGGACTCCGCCTACGGGCAGGAGGGACGCTTTCGTCGCCTGATCGAGCAGTCCGGCCTCGGCTACGTGCTCGCAGTGCCCAAGTCCCAGCAGGTCTTCGGCCCGCGCATCGACTACCTGTTTGCCCAGGCCCCCGGCGAGGCGTGGGAGACGATCTCGTGCGGTGACGGCGCCAAAGGACCAAGGCGCTACCACTGGGCGGCACTGGAGCTGCCCACGGTGGCCGAGTTCGACTGCCAGGGCGAGGCCCCCGTACGCCGACGCTGGGCACTGGCCCGCCGCAGCATCAGCAAGTCCCAGGAGATCGCCTACTTCCTCGCCTACGCACCGCGGGAGACCACAGTGGCCGACCTGGTGAGGATCGCCGGGATGCGCTGGCAGATCGAGGAGTGCTTCCAGGCGGCAAAGAACGAGTGCGGCCTGGACCAGTACGAGGTCCGCCGCTACGTCGGCTGGTTCCGGCACATCACCCTGGCCATGCTCGCTCACGCCTACCTCGCGGTCATGGCAGCCGACGCGGCGGGAAAGGGGGGTGCAGAAACGCTTCCGGCACCCTGGCTCCGCTCACCGTGGCAGAAGTCCGCCGGCTCCTGGCACTTCGCCTCGGCCCGAACCGCCAAACCGGGCGGCCGCTTCGCACGCACGCTCTGA